Genomic window (Oryza sativa Japonica Group chromosome 3, ASM3414082v1):
ctgcactcaaacacaagagacaggagaGGGAGGGCGCGCGTTGCCGGCTGAGAGGAGCGCGCGGAGAAGAATAGAAGGAAATAAGGCGAGCGAGGGGAGGAGAGAAATCGAGAGGAAAGAGGGAAAGGATAAGAACGGGGAGGAAGAATCGAGGCGCGGAATCAAGGCGCCTGTGCGCGCCGCTGTCTCGGCTTCGCTCTGTCGGGTCGACGCGTGCAGCAGAAAAGCAAAGTTCGATGTGTGCCCGTGGTCAAGAATCAGCAGTATCTGCCGTTCTCAATGCCAAATGAAGCAGATGAATAAGTGAGCTCCCAGTGTAATGgttcgggttttttttttcacgcatCGATTTTTACATTAACTTGGAGATGCTCTGATGGGCTCACTTTTAaattacttatatatatatatcggttTTTTATAaatactagcaaaagtgcccgtgtgTTGCACCGAGTGATTACGGAGTGTGTATATTAaccaaaagtgttgtttggATTAGCAAAAGTGCctatgcgttgcaacgggaagcgTACAGGTTAGAAAAATatacaattaattaaaatacaaattcgctgaaatatttggtatttttaagtaggtatgtgtataattaaattaatttataagtaaagcaagtgtgagaaataaaatgacatggttaaaactaattttattaaattctccatgattagtttCGCTCTTTGAAGTTTTAttagaattttcagagcttattgttaattttaataatatactcTAATACAAACAACCTTTAACAATTATTtgattggaaaaagaaagaaaatacttatttttaggtttgctttgaaataaacacattcaataactataattgtaatgcttctgagaaaaaataaagtactaaaaatgaacttcttctctttttcttcggcCCGAGggatgtaaaatagacttatttccatcCCTCGCCGGTCGGCCCACGGCCTTatgaaaaccctaaccctaaccctccctctccccctcccaccaCCTCCCCAGCCCCAGCCGAGCTGGTCGCCTCCCCCACTCccgacgccgcctctccccaccggcgccgcttctcctcccctcccctcccctccggcagcgccactccctctccccatctcccgtcTCTTCCCCCCcagccggccgcctctcccaccaccggcgccgcttcccttcccttctccctcccttctcaccgacacgccgcggcgacggcggggtgcAGCGGAGACGGCGCCCTTCCCCCACGCtagctgtggcggcggcggcggcggcgccttcccccacggcgagcggcggcggcgcccttccCCCATGCTAGCGGCCGCGGCTTCCCCAaacggtgagcggcggcgccgcccttcCCCACGCTTGCGGCGGTGGCTCTCCTTCCCGTCTCGCCGGCacagcgcagcggcggcggggtgcggcggagacAGCGTCAACGGCCGTCCCTCCCCCTCGACGGCGACAGCACCCTCTcaacggcggcgtcgacggtgtCGTCTTCGTCCGAGGGTGGATCATCCAGCAGCAGCGCTCCCTCCGCcgcttctcttctccctccggcggtggtggaggcgtcggcggccgccgatttttttttgcaatttttttccatGCCAATTGCTAACCGAATCGGATTGTGTACGTGGACGAACGGGACGAAAATAGATGTAACGAAAgtaaaaatacgaatatttatattagttatagatataaGAAACCTACAtacatatctctatctctactattataaaaattaaaaatatttttactggcattttggtacatcatccgtgtatgagtcgatttttaagttcgtttgcttttgaaaatacatattattatttgagtcggtttttaaaatcGTTCACTTTTAGTATAAGaaataagtttaaaaaaaaaactctgatgCAAAGTTGGATATATACATGAGCTGCAGTTATTcgcacagtgaatttcatctttattaaaccatataacaataataataataagattaaaatagacttcacccgttgcaacgtagaagcattttttctagtattgaaaaaaagaaaagaaaaaaaagaggcggCGCGCCATATGGGCCGCGCCCCAGCATCTAATGGTGCCGTTCCCAGGTAGGCTACGCGGTCTGCCGTGCACCAAGTTCAGGGGATGTCGCCTTTATGTGTTTGTTTAGGCAACACATCCCACCGTCCACCAATCTCACGATCCGCGACACCTCAAATCTAACGATTCAACGCTCGTTCCTCTTTGCTCGTACTATAGTCGGATCGGGTTTGCCTCGGCTCCACCGCTTCCGAATCaaaatcttcttcttctcccatcAAAATCTTACCGGTCccctttttctcctcctctccccttccaccgaaaccctagggatggcgtcgccggcgtctcGGTGCGTCCTGCTGGATCCAGGTGTGCCCGACGTGTTCTCCATCGGTCCAACGGAACAAGGGTGGGCGTCTATCGACTTGAAGAAGAAGAGGTACCAAGGGTGAGGGAGGTACGGCCCCTTGTTGGCGGAGAGCGTGAAGCTCTATGCGCGCCTCGCCGAGGAGCACCCGACTCTCTCTCGGTTGGCCGTCTGCGCCGACAAGAATATCATCCACTTCATCGTGGCGGAAGAACTCAAGAAGAAGCAAGCTTCCAAGGCCGCCGAATCTTCACCCCCCGGCCTCATGGTGCCGGATCTGGCGATTCGCGCCATCGAGTTCGACAAGATCGACGAGATCTCAGGTGTCACTGCCCGCGTCGAGGTCGCAGACAAGAACCTCATGGTCCTCTCCCTGTCCTTCGTCTTCACATCTAGCAAGCACTACCTCCTCTATGATGCCATTCACGCATCCATGTCCATGATCCCCATCCCGAATTGGTGCTGCGATATCTACTTACCGTCGAACCCTCTCCCTGTGCGGTACGGTGATGAGTACGCCCTAGTCCTCTTTGCCAAGAACTATCCCTACAAGAGAGAAGGACGATCCACCTGCATTGACTTGCTCTACCTGTGGACGCCTCCAAAGTCGTCGTCACCTTcaacgtcgccaccaccgccaccaccgcctccgccgccgcgagagAAGATGTACCCGAATCCCTCCGGTGAACCGTGGCACACCAGGAAACCGCGCTTCTCGAAGGAGACGCCAGCGTCCTTCTGCCACCACGTCAAGTTCACATCCAGTAGCCATGCTTTCTGGGCTGATCTCACCAAGGGCGTCCTGTGCTGCCGCATCAAGGACCTCTTGGACAGCTTCTTCGTCCATTTTGACTTCATTGAGTTGCCCCCTGGGTGCAAGTCTGACGCCCTTGATGACTCCGATACTGGGCCAGCGGAGATGTTCCGAACCATGGGCTGCAGCACTGGGGACTTGATCAAGTTTGtctccatctccttcgatgATTCTGTGCCGGAGGACGACAAGACGGTGACGGAGTGGACACTGG
Coding sequences:
- the LOC136351270 gene encoding uncharacterized protein, which codes for MVPDLAIRAIEFDKIDEISGVTARVEVADKNLMVLSLSFVFTSSKHYLLYDAIHASMSMIPIPNWCCDIYLPSNPLPVRYGDEYALVLFAKNYPYKREGRSTCIDLLYLWTPPKSSSPSTSPPPPPPPPPPREKMYPNPSGEPWHTRKPRFSKETPASFCHHVKFTSSSHAFWADLTKGVLCCRIKDLLDSFFVHFDFIELPPGCKSDALDDSDTGPAEMFRTMGCSTGDLIKFVSISFDDSVPEDDKTVTEWTLDMGTLQWTKGEELRFGTLWELDDFKKDGLPETEPVYPLLSMEEGDGGDLYFILSRPIMRWEDPAVHHVCRFNMTSKKLVSNPLSWRPDKIVPSGLLGCEFFRHLDSQRLVPDNRKMDAGKVQSWVEMESALEEVDESMQREISRKQMVWSGSQVDLFCVKSTDAVPGGITDAAQGGVSDGLQGKLIKPRESNKTLRPARQIKANPRYYGPEWAV